The genomic stretch TTTGCTCTTGATCGGGACAATTTCCGCGTGGATGCACCTGCCGCGATGGTTTCTTATTCTGTTTGGAATTTATCACCTTGCAATGTGGACATGGAAAGGAACCACCATCGGCGGGATCGTGCTGGGAATTAAAGTTGTCCGCGTTGATGGTCGTCCACTCGGTTTTGCCGTGGCGTTGATCCGATGCCTTGCCAGTGTGTTTTCGGCTATGGCGCTGTTTGTCGGATTCTTCTGGGCGGGGTGGAGTCGCGAGAAGCAATCATGGCACGATAAGATTGCCGGCACCATCGTGGTCAAAGTGCCCAAAGCCATGTCGCTGGTCTGATCATTTTGTGGCGATCAAAGTCAGGCGCTGCCACCACCAGACAATCTTCCCGTCTTCCTCAGCCAATCGAAATAACTCACGGGCTGACTGCGGTGCAGCGGCGACCAAGGACCGAACCTGCTCGCGGTTTTCCGTCGGAGTGGCGGCAGTGTCGAAATACCAATTGAGGTCGGGCTGTTTGAACGGTCTCAAGATCGCCTGCGTCACTTTCAAACCGTTCGCTTCGCAGATTTGAATCCAGGCGCGTGGAGTCAGCAGCCGATGATGGCTTGGGTCGCGAAGTTTTTCCACGTCGTGCAGCCAGGCTTCGGCTCCGGGTTGATCGTCGGCCACGCTGCCGTCGATCAATAACAGATGGCCCGGCGATTTGAGCACGCGTGCGGTTTCCCTGACGAACGATTCCGGGGAGCTGAAGTGATGGGCGGCGACACGGCAGGTGACCAGATCGAAACTGGCGTAGGAGTAGGGAAATTGTTCGGCGGGGTGTGTTCGGGTTTGCACTTTCAAGTTGCGCCGGGTCGCCGCTTCCGATGCGCGCGCCAGCATGGCGGGCGAAATATCGGCCAGCGTGACGTGATGGCCGAGGCTGGCGAGATACAAGCCAGTATGGCCGGCGCCGGTCGCGACATCGAGTACGTGCGAAGCGGGAGCTAATGCGATGGTTGAAATTGCCGCGCGCACATCATCGACGTTTTCGAGGATGTGACCCTGGGCGTAACAATGGCTTTGTCTGGAGAATTGTGATTGGGCGGCCTGTTGAATTTCGTCGAGTGTCGGGCCGGTGCGTCCGTTTGCTGGAAGGCGCTTGGACATAGTTGAGTAATGTTTCGACTAGTTTGATTACCTCGAGATCGAGTGATTCGCCAGTCGAAAGGCAAAAAGGATCCCCGGCGAAGATAACGGTTTGACTTGCGCAAAGCTCAACCGTAGGGTGTTGGCGCATGCTCGCTGCTGAAACCAGAACCCCGACAGCGGCGGTCGGGGCGGCCACCAACTTAAATCCAGAACCTCCGGCCCGGAATCTGCGCCCCGGTGTGGCTCCAGTTGCCTGGAAGCAGATTGTGGAGCCGTTGGAGCCATTTCTTCAAGCCGTGGCCAAACGTCTGGAAAAGCAGATCGAGGAATTTGAGCCCGCCATCGCGCCGTATGCAGAATACGCGTTGACGGGGCAGGGGAAGCAATTGCGGCCGGCGTTGGTGGCGTTGA from Verrucomicrobiota bacterium encodes the following:
- a CDS encoding class I SAM-dependent methyltransferase, whose amino-acid sequence is MSKRLPANGRTGPTLDEIQQAAQSQFSRQSHCYAQGHILENVDDVRAAISTIALAPASHVLDVATGAGHTGLYLASLGHHVTLADISPAMLARASEAATRRNLKVQTRTHPAEQFPYSYASFDLVTCRVAAHHFSSPESFVRETARVLKSPGHLLLIDGSVADDQPGAEAWLHDVEKLRDPSHHRLLTPRAWIQICEANGLKVTQAILRPFKQPDLNWYFDTAATPTENREQVRSLVAAAPQSARELFRLAEEDGKIVWWWQRLTLIATK